A section of the Candidatus Legionella polyplacis genome encodes:
- the panB gene encoding 3-methyl-2-oxobutanoate hydroxymethyltransferase, translating into MKINDFKLKKNNYKISMVTCYDYLSACIVSESNIDGVLVGDSVSMVIYGYPNTTMTTIDMITSHTKAVYKGIKNKFIISDLPFLSYCYSLSDTIKNVKKIIQSGAQAIKIEGGNNHIYKTINFLVETGIPIMGHIGLTPQSIYKLGGYKIQGITKEEQNKILNQAKNLESSGCFSIIIECVPESLAKNITKSIKIPTIGIGAGPNTDGQILVWHDLLGIQTKFKPKFLKQYTKIKNTILNSINKYNKEIKEEKFPTIEYTY; encoded by the coding sequence ATGAAAATCAATGATTTTAAATTAAAAAAAAATAACTACAAAATAAGTATGGTTACTTGTTACGACTATTTATCAGCATGCATAGTTTCTGAATCTAATATCGATGGAGTATTAGTAGGAGACTCAGTATCTATGGTAATATATGGATATCCAAATACCACAATGACAACCATAGATATGATCACATCTCATACAAAAGCTGTATATAAAGGAATAAAAAATAAATTTATAATTAGTGATTTACCATTTTTAAGTTACTGCTACTCATTATCAGACACAATAAAAAATGTAAAAAAAATTATTCAATCTGGAGCACAAGCAATAAAAATCGAAGGAGGAAATAATCATATATATAAAACAATCAATTTTCTAGTAGAAACAGGAATTCCAATTATGGGTCATATAGGATTAACTCCACAATCTATCTATAAATTAGGAGGATATAAAATACAAGGAATAACCAAAGAAGAACAAAACAAAATCTTAAATCAAGCAAAAAACTTAGAATCATCAGGATGTTTTTCTATAATAATAGAATGTGTACCAGAATCATTAGCAAAAAACATTACAAAATCCATAAAAATACCTACAATCGGTATTGGAGCTGGACCCAACACAGATGGACAAATACTGGTATGGCACGATTTACTAGGAATACAAACAAAATTTAAACCAAAATTCTTAAAACAATATACAAAAATAAAAAATACGATCTTAAATTCTATAAACAAATATAACAAAGAAATAAAAGAAGAAAAATTTCCTACCATAGAGTATACATATTAA
- the trxA gene encoding thioredoxin yields the protein MYIKILDDKNFDNELMNSSGFFLVDFWADWCNPCMVLFPILEELSIEYKGIILFGKINVDSNLDIPKRYNVMSIPTLILFKDGILVDRKIGSASKLDILNFIDLNR from the coding sequence ATGTATATAAAGATATTAGATGATAAAAATTTTGATAATGAATTAATGAATTCAAGTGGTTTTTTTTTAGTAGATTTTTGGGCAGATTGGTGTAATCCTTGTATGGTATTATTTCCTATATTAGAGGAGTTATCTATAGAGTATAAGGGTATTATCCTTTTTGGGAAAATTAATGTTGATTCTAATTTAGACATACCTAAGAGGTATAATGTGATGAGTATTCCTACCTTGATTTTGTTTAAAGATGGTATTTTGGTTGACAGAAAAATTGGAAGTGCTAGTAAATTAGATATTTTGAATTTTATTGATTTAAATAGATAA
- the gcvPA gene encoding aminomethyl-transferring glycine dehydrogenase subunit GcvPA: MPYIPHTKSDVNSMLSTIGIKKIKELFREIPPFLFSNNFKNIPKKINEISMLKIASKLAKKNKKGICFIGAGSYEHFIPSIVWDIASRSEFLTSYTPYQPEASQGTLQILYEYQSMISELTKMEISNSSMYDGSTALAEAIFMAIRIKNSNNINEITKEKKIILIPNSLHPLYKYTLKTILNNHQKIKIIYIPFNQQTGITNLSELNKYKSKNITAIVITQPNFFGCLEPVDELTYWANQNNIISIACVNPLSLAILTPPGTWGKNGVTITCGEGQPLGCPMFYGGPYFGFFGTKMKYVRQMPGKIVGKTTDKNGKIGFTLVLQTREQHIRREKATSNICTNQNLLAIAATIYLSVLGSKGLNNIAIECHEKTKNLIQKLIKIKGITLLFKTPFFHEALIKVKHKYYAVEKILSDLEKYGIFGGYKVEQHYPELKNCILTCATEMRTKTEIEYFYKTLKKIMASHN; the protein is encoded by the coding sequence ATGCCATATATACCACATACAAAATCAGACGTAAATTCTATGTTATCCACAATTGGAATTAAAAAAATCAAAGAATTATTTAGAGAAATACCACCATTTCTATTTTCAAATAATTTTAAAAATATTCCGAAAAAGATCAACGAAATAAGTATGCTAAAAATAGCAAGTAAATTAGCAAAAAAAAATAAAAAAGGAATTTGTTTTATTGGAGCAGGAAGTTATGAACACTTTATTCCATCCATTGTATGGGATATAGCATCTAGAAGTGAATTTTTAACTTCCTACACACCATATCAACCAGAAGCCAGTCAAGGAACATTACAAATACTTTACGAATATCAAAGTATGATATCAGAATTAACTAAAATGGAAATATCCAATTCATCTATGTATGATGGATCAACTGCATTAGCAGAAGCAATATTCATGGCAATACGAATTAAAAATTCTAATAACATAAACGAAATTACCAAAGAAAAAAAAATAATATTAATTCCTAACTCTTTACATCCATTGTATAAATACACTTTAAAAACTATTCTAAATAATCATCAAAAAATAAAAATTATCTACATACCATTTAATCAACAAACAGGAATAACAAATTTATCTGAATTAAATAAATATAAAAGTAAAAATATTACTGCAATAGTAATTACACAACCTAATTTCTTTGGTTGCCTTGAACCAGTAGATGAATTAACATACTGGGCAAATCAAAATAATATAATTAGCATAGCTTGTGTAAATCCATTATCTTTAGCAATACTTACTCCACCAGGTACATGGGGTAAAAATGGAGTTACAATAACATGTGGAGAAGGACAACCACTTGGTTGTCCCATGTTCTATGGAGGTCCATACTTTGGATTCTTTGGAACCAAAATGAAATATGTCAGACAAATGCCTGGAAAAATTGTAGGAAAAACCACTGATAAAAATGGGAAAATAGGATTTACTCTGGTTCTACAAACCAGAGAACAACATATAAGAAGAGAAAAAGCAACATCTAATATATGTACAAATCAAAATCTATTAGCTATAGCTGCAACAATTTATTTAAGTGTTTTAGGATCAAAAGGGTTAAATAATATAGCTATCGAATGTCATGAAAAAACAAAAAATTTAATACAAAAACTTATAAAAATAAAAGGTATAACACTACTTTTTAAAACACCATTTTTTCATGAGGCATTAATTAAAGTAAAACATAAATATTATGCAGTAGAAAAAATACTATCAGATCTAGAAAAATATGGAATATTTGGAGGATACAAAGTAGAACAACATTATCCAGAACTAAAGAATTGTATATTAACTTGCGCAACAGAAATGAGAACTAAAACAGAAATTGAATATTTCTATAAAACTCTTAAAAAAATAATGGCCTCTCACAATTAA
- the gcvH gene encoding glycine cleavage system protein GcvH — translation MKKNYQLKFTDTHEWIEINNLKTICKIGITNYAQETLGDLIFINFSIKKYQTIKAKDIIAIIESIKAASDIYSPITGTVIEINKNVERDPSIINNDPYNKGWLIKIQPTNINETKNLLDENLYKKTIK, via the coding sequence ATGAAAAAAAACTATCAGTTAAAATTTACAGATACACATGAATGGATTGAAATAAATAATCTAAAAACAATATGCAAAATTGGAATCACTAATTATGCTCAAGAAACACTTGGAGATTTAATTTTTATTAATTTTTCTATAAAAAAATATCAAACAATAAAAGCAAAGGATATAATAGCTATCATTGAATCTATAAAAGCAGCATCAGATATTTATAGCCCAATTACAGGAACAGTAATTGAAATAAATAAAAACGTAGAACGTGATCCATCAATAATCAATAATGACCCTTATAATAAGGGATGGTTAATAAAAATACAACCTACAAATATCAATGAAACAAAAAATCTGTTAGATGAAAATCTATACAAAAAAACTATTAAATAA
- a CDS encoding ABC transporter ATP-binding protein, with product MLAIQIKNLYKTYSNGFNALQNINLNINPGDFFALLGSNGAGKSTTIGIITTLLKKTSGNIYIYNNNLDKHPKLAKSYMGLVPQEFNLNIFENSEQILINQAGYYGMTEKETKPRMEWLLKTIGLWKNRKLTIRYLSGGMKRQLMIARALIHEPKILILDEPTAGIDIENRHNMWSFLTKTNQEGTTILLTTHYLEEAEQLCKNIAIIHKGIIVYNTSIKTLLKTLKKQIFIFNTKQPFQSPPKLKSIYTKKIDNYTFEIHIENNYSLNEIFNSLSKNGFIIHSMRNKTNRLETLFLDLINNQS from the coding sequence ATGCTTGCTATACAAATTAAAAATCTATACAAAACATATAGTAATGGATTCAATGCACTACAAAACATTAATTTAAATATCAATCCTGGAGATTTCTTTGCTCTATTAGGAAGTAATGGAGCAGGAAAATCTACGACAATTGGAATAATTACAACATTACTAAAAAAAACATCAGGAAATATTTATATTTATAATAACAATTTAGATAAACATCCTAAACTAGCAAAATCTTATATGGGATTAGTTCCACAAGAATTCAATCTTAACATATTTGAAAATAGTGAACAAATTCTAATTAATCAGGCAGGATATTATGGAATGACAGAAAAAGAGACAAAACCAAGAATGGAATGGTTATTAAAAACAATTGGCTTATGGAAAAATAGAAAATTAACTATAAGATACCTATCTGGAGGGATGAAAAGACAATTAATGATTGCCAGAGCATTAATACATGAACCAAAAATTTTAATTCTTGATGAGCCAACAGCTGGAATAGATATAGAAAATAGACATAATATGTGGAGTTTCTTAACAAAAACCAACCAGGAAGGAACTACAATTTTATTAACAACTCATTATTTAGAAGAAGCAGAGCAACTATGTAAAAATATTGCAATAATTCATAAAGGCATTATTGTATATAATACTTCTATAAAAACCTTACTTAAAACCTTAAAAAAACAAATTTTTATTTTTAATACAAAACAACCATTTCAATCTCCACCTAAACTAAAATCTATATATACAAAAAAAATTGACAATTACACTTTTGAAATTCATATAGAAAATAACTATTCACTAAATGAAATATTTAATTCATTATCAAAAAACGGATTTATAATCCATAGTATGCGTAACAAAACTAACAGATTAGAAACACTATTTTTAGACTTAATCAATAATCAATCATGA
- a CDS encoding ABC transporter permease, whose amino-acid sequence MITIKKQYIALYTLIKHEYMRIIRIANQVFIPPIINSTLYILIFGTIIGKQIGLINHNMNYSSFITPGLIIMSVIINSYNNVSSSLFNARFQKNIEEILISPMSDNLLLIGYTFGGILRGMIVSVLVYTVSCFFYFIPIKHLALTILIIILVSSIFSLTGFTNALLAKNFDDITIIPNFFLTPLTYLGGIFYTSNMLSNTWKTILYINPIFYMIKILRYAITNNEEKNINISIFIICIIIIVFFTINKILLKKGIGLRN is encoded by the coding sequence ATGATTACCATTAAAAAACAATACATTGCTTTATATACACTTATTAAACATGAATATATGCGTATTATACGCATAGCAAACCAAGTATTCATTCCTCCTATAATAAATAGTACACTTTATATTTTAATATTTGGAACCATAATAGGGAAACAAATAGGATTAATAAATCACAATATGAACTATTCTAGTTTTATTACTCCAGGATTAATTATTATGTCTGTCATAATAAATTCTTATAACAACGTTTCATCATCATTATTTAATGCACGATTCCAAAAAAATATAGAAGAAATTTTAATAAGTCCCATGAGTGATAATTTACTACTCATTGGATATACATTTGGTGGTATATTAAGAGGAATGATAGTATCTGTACTGGTATACACAGTATCTTGCTTTTTCTATTTTATACCAATAAAACATCTAGCACTTACCATACTAATAATTATATTAGTATCTAGTATTTTTTCCTTAACCGGATTTACAAATGCACTCTTAGCAAAAAATTTTGATGATATTACAATAATCCCAAATTTCTTTCTTACACCATTAACTTATTTGGGAGGAATTTTTTATACAAGTAATATGCTATCCAACACATGGAAAACTATTTTGTACATAAATCCAATATTTTACATGATAAAGATATTACGTTACGCTATAACTAATAATGAAGAAAAAAATATAAACATTTCAATATTTATAATCTGTATAATAATAATTGTATTCTTTACGATTAATAAAATACTTCTAAAAAAAGGCATTGGTTTAAGAAATTAA